From the genome of Pukyongia salina, one region includes:
- a CDS encoding cysteine desulfurase family protein has protein sequence MKKVYFDSAATTQLRSEVIRCMSEVLKTEYGNPSSTHSYGRSSKSLLETARKEIAGYLNVSASEIIFTSGGTEADNLALQSAVTDLGVERIISSRIEHHAVLHTIEVLEDRFGIEVEFVRIKQTGCVDYDHLEELLQKSTKKTLVSLMHVNNEVGTMIDLKRVALLCKANNALYHSDTVQSVGHFTLDFQEIPVDFAAVSAHKFHGPKGVGFAFVRKNTGLKPLIYGGEQERGLRAGTEPVYAVAGMAEALRLSYQNLDKERAYITGLKEYFIEQLKDHIPGVKFNGGCEDANGSTYTLINVCLPISEEKAMMLLFQLDLKGIACSKGSACQSGSSNGSHVLAEIQSPDDLKKPSIRFSFSSFNTKEEIDYVVKVLTEFVAS, from the coding sequence ATGAAGAAAGTGTATTTCGATAGTGCGGCTACAACCCAATTGCGGAGTGAAGTAATTCGCTGTATGTCGGAAGTATTAAAAACGGAATACGGAAATCCTTCATCCACACACTCTTACGGTAGGTCATCTAAATCACTACTTGAAACTGCGCGCAAAGAAATAGCCGGTTATCTTAATGTTTCAGCTTCCGAAATTATCTTTACTTCCGGGGGCACCGAAGCGGACAATCTCGCCTTACAAAGCGCTGTGACAGATCTTGGGGTGGAGCGCATCATTAGTAGTAGAATTGAGCATCATGCGGTGCTTCATACCATAGAGGTGCTGGAGGATCGTTTTGGGATCGAAGTAGAATTTGTACGAATAAAGCAAACGGGCTGCGTGGATTATGATCATTTGGAGGAATTACTTCAGAAATCAACAAAAAAAACGCTTGTGAGCCTTATGCACGTTAATAATGAGGTAGGTACCATGATCGACCTCAAACGCGTTGCACTGCTTTGTAAAGCGAATAATGCCTTGTATCATAGTGATACCGTACAATCGGTAGGTCATTTTACCCTGGATTTTCAGGAAATACCTGTCGATTTTGCCGCGGTTTCTGCACATAAATTCCATGGCCCAAAAGGGGTGGGATTTGCCTTTGTTCGGAAAAATACTGGACTAAAACCTTTAATATATGGTGGAGAGCAGGAAAGGGGGCTCCGTGCCGGTACCGAACCGGTCTATGCTGTTGCAGGGATGGCAGAAGCACTCCGACTTAGCTACCAGAACCTCGATAAAGAGAGGGCGTATATAACCGGGTTAAAAGAATACTTCATAGAACAGTTAAAGGATCATATTCCCGGGGTGAAGTTCAATGGTGGCTGTGAGGACGCGAATGGCAGTACTTATACACTCATAAATGTGTGCCTGCCAATTTCAGAAGAAAAGGCAATGATGCTGTTATTTCAGTTGGATCTAAAAGGCATTGCCTGTTCAAAAGGTTCGGCCTGCCAAAGTGGTAGCAGTAATGGTTCTCATGTTTTGGCTGAAATACAATCTCCCGACGATCTTAAAAAACCCTCGATTAGATTCTCATTTTCATCTTTCAATACTAAAGAGGAGATCGATTATGTGGTTAAGGTTCTAACCGAATTCGTCGCTTCCTAA
- a CDS encoding M23 family metallopeptidase: MCLPITLLFIGIISYGQNNNVPDQYFDDPLKIPMILSGSFGELRSNHFHSGLDIKTQQKEGIPIYAPADGVVTRIKVAHYGYGKALYISHPNGYSTVYAHLQRYAGPIQEYVKASQYSRESYEVELFPEAGKLVVNRGDIIGYTGNSGSSGGPHLHFEIRDSNSRPMNPLLFGIEIPDSKKPLVNTVFAYPIGDNAHVDQSQNPVKLRLIPLNDGSYKTENISALGKIGFGISTYDQQDGASNKNGVYKIRTVFNGTENYNVLFEKFSFAETRYLNRFIDYHYWRTNKSRVQKLFREENNPLSVITHEVDNGYLQIEDGLDASYTIEVLDYKGNKTTITVPISGKDIPVVTPRDVNKTSDYIYADEATSITKGKFSIYIPPNSLYEDTYLNIEAQGDTLFFHEDNIPIHKNISITVDASNYKSEDLDKLYLGRLSLKGEPYYNTTYRKGTKLTARTRTFGTFALVADTTPPTISAVNFKDEQWISANETLTVKIEDDLSGIGSYRATINGKFILMEYNYKKDVLTYDFGDDIISDTENNLKVNVVDNAGNSATFEATFFRK; encoded by the coding sequence ATGTGCCTACCGATCACTTTATTGTTTATCGGGATAATTTCCTATGGCCAGAATAATAATGTGCCTGATCAATATTTTGACGACCCCCTTAAGATCCCTATGATACTTTCAGGCAGTTTTGGAGAACTGCGATCTAATCACTTCCACTCGGGTCTGGACATCAAGACCCAACAAAAAGAAGGAATTCCTATCTACGCTCCTGCAGACGGTGTAGTAACTCGAATAAAAGTTGCGCATTATGGTTATGGAAAGGCGCTCTACATATCGCATCCTAATGGCTATTCTACCGTCTACGCTCATTTACAACGTTATGCCGGCCCAATACAAGAATATGTGAAGGCTAGTCAATATTCAAGGGAAAGCTATGAGGTGGAATTATTCCCTGAAGCCGGAAAACTAGTGGTAAACCGTGGTGATATTATTGGTTATACGGGTAATTCGGGTAGCAGTGGCGGGCCACATCTACATTTCGAGATCCGCGATTCGAACTCCCGACCCATGAATCCGCTGCTCTTTGGTATAGAGATCCCCGATAGTAAAAAACCGCTTGTGAACACTGTTTTCGCATACCCTATTGGTGATAATGCACATGTAGACCAATCTCAGAATCCTGTGAAACTTCGGCTAATTCCTCTTAATGACGGATCGTATAAAACGGAGAATATCTCGGCTCTTGGAAAAATAGGCTTCGGAATATCCACCTACGATCAGCAGGACGGCGCATCTAATAAGAACGGAGTGTACAAGATACGTACGGTATTCAACGGCACTGAGAATTATAATGTACTTTTCGAAAAATTCTCTTTTGCCGAAACCCGCTATCTCAACCGCTTTATAGACTATCATTACTGGAGAACGAACAAAAGTAGGGTTCAGAAATTATTTAGAGAAGAAAACAACCCATTGAGTGTAATTACCCACGAAGTTGACAATGGCTACCTCCAGATTGAAGATGGTCTCGACGCTTCTTACACTATAGAAGTACTCGATTATAAGGGCAATAAAACAACGATAACTGTACCAATTTCAGGAAAAGATATACCTGTTGTAACACCCAGAGATGTGAATAAAACCTCAGATTATATCTATGCCGATGAGGCTACATCGATCACTAAAGGTAAATTCAGCATATATATTCCGCCTAACAGCCTTTATGAAGATACCTATCTCAATATTGAGGCGCAGGGAGATACCCTATTCTTCCATGAGGATAATATCCCTATCCATAAAAACATTTCGATCACAGTGGATGCATCGAACTATAAAAGCGAAGATCTCGATAAATTGTATCTGGGCCGTCTCAGCCTAAAAGGAGAACCTTATTACAATACCACCTATCGCAAAGGAACCAAGTTAACTGCCAGAACCCGGACCTTTGGAACCTTCGCCCTTGTGGCCGATACTACACCACCAACCATATCGGCTGTGAATTTCAAGGATGAGCAATGGATAAGTGCGAACGAGACCCTTACAGTGAAGATAGAGGACGATCTAAGTGGTATTGGATCGTACCGAGCCACCATTAATGGAAAGTTTATATTGATGGAATATAATTACAAAAAAGACGTTTTAACCTATGATTTTGGCGATGATATTATTTCGGATACCGAAAACAATTTAAAAGTCAATGTTGTCGATAATGCAGGAAATAGTGCTACATTTGAAGCAACATTTTTCAGAAAATAA
- a CDS encoding TonB-dependent receptor, producing MKTTRLLFLLLFFGSSLSIFSQNATIKGIILDDQNQPLAGVNVSFDSEGTQTDLNGVYVLEIPSGREVQLLFSYVGFKDVRLTLNLANNENYEFNVAMRTDIEQIGTVIIDTKRRKKVQGLEPISPEVARRMVGANAGIENVLQSLPGVNSNNELSTQYAVRGGNYDENLVYVNEIEVYRPFLIRSGQQEGLSFVNTDLTSSVDFSAGGFQAKFGDKLSSVLDIRYKKPASFSATADLSLLGASASVGGVSKNGRLTGIVGLRYRDNSLFVDAKQTETNFQPRFADAQAYFTYKVSSKFELGVLGNVAINQYDYQPLTRQTNFGTLADPVALLVFYEGQEEDRYNTYFGALKGTYAVSERYTAKFIGSIYQTTEQEYFDILAQYRLGEVNTNIGDENLGEVEFSEGIGSQLTHARNDLDALIVNFEHKGILALDEDEDTTLEYGIKYTREDIRDRVQEYEIIDSAGFSIRPPLPDFINEQPYDPFVSPIVPYTTIRATNNVQTDRLSGYVQWSKKTEVGSSDLWLNAGVRAHNWTVNGDGIESTTQTVFSPRGQITLKPDWEMDMLFRLSGGVYHQPPFYRELRDSTGTVRPGVKAQQSIHVVLGNDYSFDLWGRPFTLNSEVYYKKLTDVNPYTLENVRIRYRARNNAEAYAVGLDLRLAGEFVPGTESWVSFGYLKTEENIDDRGYIFRPTDQRLKFGVLFQDYVKVIPDLKMYLNLVYNTGLPGGSPSYADPYNFQTRLPDYKRADLGVSYVIVDTDKLRDSGWLKPFKELSIGAEIFNIFDVRNSITNTFVRDVYTKVQYSIPNFLTPRVYNVRLTMKF from the coding sequence TTGAAAACTACTCGATTACTATTCCTCCTTCTGTTTTTTGGATCTAGTTTATCCATCTTCTCACAAAACGCTACTATAAAGGGTATCATATTAGACGACCAAAATCAGCCCCTGGCTGGCGTAAATGTCTCGTTCGATTCCGAAGGTACCCAAACAGATCTAAACGGTGTCTACGTGCTTGAAATCCCTTCAGGACGGGAAGTACAGCTGCTATTTTCTTATGTTGGTTTTAAAGATGTGAGACTCACTCTAAATCTCGCCAATAACGAGAATTATGAGTTCAATGTAGCTATGAGAACAGATATCGAACAGATCGGAACCGTGATCATAGACACAAAACGCCGTAAGAAAGTTCAGGGACTGGAACCCATAAGTCCCGAAGTAGCCAGAAGAATGGTAGGTGCTAACGCAGGGATCGAGAATGTATTACAATCCTTACCCGGAGTAAATAGCAACAACGAATTAAGCACACAGTACGCAGTAAGAGGAGGTAATTACGATGAAAACCTCGTTTATGTGAACGAGATCGAAGTGTACAGGCCATTTCTTATTAGAAGTGGGCAACAGGAAGGTTTAAGTTTTGTGAATACAGACCTAACCAGCTCTGTGGATTTCTCGGCAGGGGGTTTCCAGGCGAAGTTTGGCGATAAATTATCCTCTGTTCTGGACATTCGATATAAGAAACCGGCTTCCTTTAGTGCCACAGCAGATCTAAGCCTTCTGGGAGCAAGTGCGTCGGTTGGTGGTGTATCTAAGAACGGTCGTCTTACAGGAATTGTTGGTTTACGATATCGTGACAACAGTCTTTTTGTAGATGCCAAACAGACAGAAACCAATTTCCAGCCGCGTTTTGCCGATGCACAAGCATATTTCACCTATAAAGTAAGTAGTAAATTCGAATTAGGGGTTTTAGGAAATGTAGCCATAAATCAGTATGATTACCAACCTCTAACCAGGCAAACCAACTTCGGAACCCTTGCAGATCCAGTGGCCCTTCTGGTTTTTTATGAAGGTCAGGAAGAAGATCGATACAACACTTACTTTGGTGCGTTAAAAGGTACCTACGCAGTTTCCGAACGCTATACCGCAAAATTCATAGGGTCTATCTATCAAACAACAGAGCAGGAGTATTTCGATATTCTCGCTCAATATCGCCTTGGAGAAGTAAATACCAACATTGGAGATGAAAATCTTGGGGAGGTGGAGTTTTCAGAAGGTATAGGGTCTCAACTAACCCACGCCAGAAACGATCTGGACGCCCTTATTGTAAATTTTGAACACAAAGGGATACTAGCCCTTGATGAAGACGAAGATACCACTCTTGAATATGGAATTAAATATACCAGAGAAGACATTAGGGACCGGGTTCAGGAATATGAGATCATCGATTCTGCCGGCTTTTCCATTCGTCCGCCCCTACCCGATTTCATCAACGAACAGCCTTACGATCCCTTTGTATCTCCCATAGTTCCGTATACTACTATTCGAGCAACAAATAATGTTCAAACCGATCGCTTATCCGGTTATGTTCAATGGAGTAAGAAAACAGAGGTGGGAAGTAGCGACTTATGGCTAAATGCAGGTGTGAGAGCCCATAACTGGACTGTGAATGGGGACGGTATCGAAAGTACCACTCAAACAGTATTTAGTCCGAGAGGCCAGATAACCCTTAAGCCCGATTGGGAAATGGATATGCTGTTCCGTTTATCAGGAGGAGTGTATCACCAGCCGCCCTTTTACAGGGAGCTCCGGGATTCTACCGGGACGGTGCGTCCGGGAGTAAAGGCACAACAATCTATTCATGTGGTATTGGGGAACGACTATAGTTTCGACCTCTGGGGCAGGCCATTTACGCTCAATTCGGAAGTATATTACAAAAAACTCACCGATGTAAACCCCTACACCCTTGAAAACGTCCGAATAAGATATAGGGCCAGAAATAATGCCGAAGCCTATGCTGTGGGTCTCGACCTTAGACTGGCAGGTGAATTTGTACCGGGGACAGAGAGTTGGGTAAGTTTCGGGTACCTGAAAACAGAAGAGAATATAGACGATAGAGGCTATATCTTCCGTCCTACCGACCAACGATTAAAATTTGGGGTGTTATTTCAGGATTATGTAAAAGTGATCCCCGATCTAAAAATGTACCTCAATTTAGTGTACAATACCGGCCTTCCTGGCGGGTCTCCAAGTTATGCCGACCCTTACAATTTTCAAACGCGCTTGCCGGATTATAAGCGAGCCGATCTAGGTGTTTCCTATGTAATTGTAGATACCGATAAATTACGTGATAGTGGCTGGTTGAAACCCTTTAAGGAATTATCGATCGGGGCGGAGATCTTCAATATATTCGATGTACGCAACTCCATCACAAACACTTTTGTAAGAGATGTGTATACAAAGGTTCAGTACTCTATCCCTAACTTTCTTACACCGAGAGTATATAATGTTAGGCTAACTATGAAATTTTAG
- a CDS encoding Smr/MutS family protein, which produces MKKGDKVEAIDDAIKGVVLRVNADTILVLTEDDFEMQFDRSELVVISEEIAPSDVIPENFAQILSEKQESKARKSTRVKPKMRNQPAMEVDLHIDKLVKSTKHLTNHDMLTIQIDTAKRQLDFAIRKKIQRIVFIHGVGDGVLRAEMEYLFRRYDNVKYYDADLQKYGRGATEVYIYQNIAP; this is translated from the coding sequence ATGAAAAAAGGGGATAAAGTTGAGGCTATAGACGATGCTATTAAGGGGGTCGTTTTGAGGGTAAATGCAGACACTATTTTGGTGCTTACGGAAGATGATTTCGAAATGCAGTTCGACAGGTCCGAATTAGTGGTTATTTCAGAAGAAATTGCACCTTCAGATGTAATTCCAGAGAATTTTGCCCAAATACTTTCCGAAAAACAAGAATCCAAAGCCCGCAAAAGTACGCGGGTAAAGCCTAAAATGCGCAATCAGCCTGCCATGGAAGTTGATCTGCATATCGATAAATTAGTGAAATCAACCAAGCACCTCACAAATCATGATATGTTGACCATACAGATCGATACTGCTAAGAGACAATTGGATTTCGCTATACGCAAGAAGATCCAGCGCATTGTCTTTATTCACGGGGTTGGTGATGGTGTTTTACGAGCTGAAATGGAATATCTTTTCAGAAGGTATGACAATGTGAAGTATTACGATGCCGATCTACAAAAATACGGACGAGGAGCAACCGAAGTCTATATATATCAGAATATAGCTCCTTAG